A stretch of Procambarus clarkii isolate CNS0578487 chromosome 80, FALCON_Pclarkii_2.0, whole genome shotgun sequence DNA encodes these proteins:
- the LOC138357887 gene encoding uro-adherence factor A-like yields the protein MFTEVLTITEVLTITEMLTITEMLTITEMLTITEMLTITEMLTITEVLTITEVLTITDMLTIAEMLTITEMLTITEMLTITEMLTITEMLTITEMLTITEVLTITEVLTITEMLTITEMLTITEILTITEMLTITEMLTTHVTSSI from the coding sequence ATGTTTACAGAGGTGTTGACCATTACAGAGGTGCTGACCATTACAGAGATGCTGACCATTACAGAGATGCTGACCATTACAGAGATGCTGACCATTACAGAGATGCTGACCATTACAGAGATGCTGACCATTACAGAGGTGCTGACCATTACAGAGGTGCTGACCATTACAGATATGCTGACCATTGCAGAGATGCTGACCATTACAGAGATGCTGACCATTACAGAGATGCTGACCATTACAGAGATGCTGACCATTACAGAGATGCTGACCATTACAGAGATGCTGACCATTACAGAGGTGCTGACCATTACAGAGGTGCTGACCATTACAGAGATGCTGACCATTACAGAGATGCTGACCATTACAGAGATACTGACCATTACAGAGATGCTGACCATTACAGAGATGCTGACCACACATGTGACATCATCCATCTGA